The Fulvia fulva chromosome 1, complete sequence region GAGGCTCGGGAGCTGGTGTGGATGGTTCGGGTGTGGGTGGAGGTTGAGCTCTTGTTGAGGTGACCATTCGGGATGTGGGAGGTGGAGTTGGAGATGGTGGGCTGGGCGGCATAGATTGAGCGACGCACTGCCATAAGCATGTCCCGACGAGCTCGCAGCCATAGCCAGTGGCACAGGGGCAGAGGGCAGCGGTCCCGGTGCAAGCAGCTTCGGGCACTGACGTGATGTAGGTCGCTGGGTGAGATGTGGTCGCTGATGGTGTTACAGTGATGGTGACGGTGCTATCGCAGTCCACGTAGACAGTGGTCGTCGACACGCCTTCGCTGCTCGGGAGCATGATACGTTGAGGAGGGTATTGTGCTAGACTCGTGGGTGCCATCACAGCTTGTGGGGACAACGTTCTCGCTTGCATTGTAGCTGTTGATGTGGCGCTGCGGCGCTCGGTGTAGGAGTCGTCTGGTAGGTTCTCATTGGAAGCAGAACCGTCGTTACCACCGTACGAATCATCTGGGGCGTGAGTAGCAGAAGCAGGAGCGGCCAATTCTGTATACGACTCATCAAGCGCAAGGGCAGAGGTCGTTGCGTTCGTCCCATAATCTGCTGGATCAGTGGTGCTAGGTGTGGTAGTATTACTAGATGGTGCTGGTGCTGCAGGGCTATCACCAAGATCTTGATAGGTTTCGCCATATGGTTTTGCTGAATCGCAAGTGCCTGGAGACAGCGGGCTAGAGCTGCTGTAACCGTCTCCATAAACGACATCCGGTCCAGGGTTTGGATAGACAGGATCGTCCCCTTCCGTAGTAACACAATCGCTAACACCAGGCAGGTTGGCCTTCCAGATGTAAGGCAAGCTGTCGAAGCTGTTATACGCTTGTCTCCGTCGCCGCCTATGAGTGCTTCCTGCGACCACTTCGACCTCTGCGCAGTTCATGTAGTACTCGCGGTTGCCTTGCTTGTTCTGCCACGTCCAGGCGAGTAGAGCGTTTCCAGTAGGAGCATATGATGGTACCGTGAAGTCGTATGTCGTCTCAAGAGGACATCCTCCGATCATGCTCTTGATCACGCTGAATGTAGCGCCATTGTCGTAAGACATGGAAATTTGACATGATCCACCGCCATGCGTGGCTGAACCAGCTAGTGTGATGTTGTAGGTCGATCCAGCTGAGTATGTTGCCACAGTGCGGATAGGTCGATCGTTCTGGTAGCCTTTGCATGGGAAGTTCGATCCATCGTCCATGAGTGGACTGGTCATACTGTAGTCGATCTCATCGTATTTGTTCATCGGATCAAACTTGCTGTGTAGCGCATAAGGCCAGCTCATCTCCATGTGGCCGAGTACATGTCGTGCGGATAGTAGCAAGGCGCAGAATGCCAAGCCAGATGTAGGTTGTCTCTTGGGTGTCATGTCGGAGGAAAGTATGATGAAACAGTAACGGGAGAACCAAACGGTGGCGGCGGGACTTACATACTCTGAGCAGCGCGACACGCTGCGTACTACTTGCCATCTTCCTATGCTGCACAAGTATGGTGGCTAAGGTGTTCGAGGTGTAGGAGGTTGAAGGCACATTCCTCGATCAAGCGCGAGGGACCTGCAGCAGAAGCATTCCTGAGTACCATGGGGACTTGGTGCATGATCTGCGCAATGGCCAGCCTTTGCGTGATGTCGCTCGCTACAGTCGGGTCACTTGTAGTGCCGTTGGGGTTGAAGGTCATGCTGTTCGTGTCCAGGGTGTGTCGCCAGATAGCTCTGGGCGGATGTCAGCATCACCAACACCGACAGTCTCGATAGTAGAGCAGTGGACGTGATCGTTCTTCCCAGTGCATTTGAAGCGAAGTGACGATGGCAGGACAGTGTCTGGCTTGGAACGAAATGTCTTTGTTGAACTTTGGCTCGACCTCGGGATGATCCTCCACCAAACGCGTCACTCTACACTCCCCAACCACACCATACCATGCCACCACAATGCCCGAACTCACCCAAAACAACAACGCCAACGAGGAGAAGCTAAAAGCCGCTCTGTGGTACTCCATCGGCAAGACCGTCGACGCCGTCGCCCTTGACACCAACATCAATGCCACACCACAATACATCGCTGGCCTGACAGAGTTGGTTCACGCGAAGATCAACACGGCCGCTGCAGACATGGAAGCATTTGCGAAGCACGCTGATCGCACGACTATCAATAGTAAGGATGTCCTACTGCTCGCGCGAAGTAATGAGGCGTTACAGCACATGCTTGAGGAGAATGCGGATACAGTGCGCAAGAGCGATCGCGCTTCGAAGCGATGAGATGGCACACTGTCATGACGGGAAGAGTGCGCAAACATCAGATGGAGCATGGCTTTTGATCTCGCTGTCTACATTTATGGACTGCATCATCAGAGCAGCATGGAGGCTATAGCACCCAAGATGATACCGGAGGCCTACTCCTGCTTGTCTGGGAAGCCCAGGTTCACGCCAAATGGAGGATACACATATCTCGTTGTGCCCTTCGTCTTGTGAATGGAGTTCAAGGCCTCGAGATCGCCAGAGTCGAGGTTGACGATCTTCAGGTTCTCTTCGATGCGCTTCGGTGTCACAGACTTTGGAAGAACAACGTGTCCTCTCGCGACTGCAAAGAGTTAGCAAAGACCGCGAGGAAAGAGGAGAGAAGTAGAGCGGCTGCAAAAGACGTCTCCACAAGCAGCGTGCGAGAGGGATGCCAGAGAAGTGCTGAGAGTATGGATGGGGAAGCTCACCTTGGTAGTTGATCAAGACCGTGCCCTCGCCAACGCCATGCTTCTTCGCTACCTCCTTCACGCCCTCATCGGCGAACAGTGGGCTGCCGGTGCTTCCAAGTGGGCTGTAAGCCTCAATTAGGATACCCTTGGACTTGCAGTAATCCGCAATGTCCTGTTGTGGAAGAAGTGGGTGGTTCTCAATCTGGTTGGCTGCCGGGACTACCTTCGCTTGTGGGAGCAGCTCCTCGAGGAACTTGACTGAGTAGTTCGACACGCCAATCGCCTTGACTTTGCCAGTGTCCAGAAGCTTTTCCATGTTCTTCCAGGTGTCGACGTGGCTCCACCTGGTATCGAGGTCACGCGAGCCGTCTGGATGCTTCGGGAAGAGAGGGTGGTTGCCGTTCGGGTTCATCGGTACTGGCCAGTGGATGAGGTACAAATCGATGTAGTCCAGACCCAATCTCTTGAGGCCCTCGTCGAGACACTCTTCTGGCTTCTGGTGATAGGTGTTCCATAGCTTGGAGGTCACGAAGATGTCTTCACGCTTGATGCCACTGTCGAAGGCTTCCTTGAGGCCCTCACCAACCTCGTTCTCGTTGCCGTACACGAAGGCCTGGAGAACATATCAGTACGCGAAGATGCGCCATATGTCAAGCTACTCACAGCATCAATGTGCTTGTAGCCGCTCTTCAGTGCGTGAGCAACAGCAGTCTTGACCTGGCCTGGATCTGGATGGACACGACAGCAGGAGCAGAAGACACATCTTCCTCAGATCACTCACCGGACTGCCATGTGCCTAGCCCAACTGCTGGGATCTTTGCGCCAGTGTTGAGGGTGAATGTGTGGTCTGCCATTGTTTTTGGATGAAGAATGCTCTCTGGTGTTCGTGCGAGGATGAAGTTTGCCAGAGAAGGATTCATTGAGAGGTTCGCGCAAGGATACACCGAAGCATGCGCGCTGTTGACGTGGTTTGGCCGCGTCGGCAACTGCTGGGGAAGAAACAGCCCACCACACGAAACGCCCATGGCTGCCATGTGCTCCAGCGTCGGAAGGCACGATCTCGGCGACAAGTGAGAAGCTGGGGAAAGTGACGGGCTATGGAGAAACGTACTGCCAGCTCCGTCGCCGAAAAGTGCTCCAAGACCTCACCTTGTCCAAGTTGGGCCATCGGAGCGAGCACCTCTGGGCCTAGGAAAAACCAAGTCACCGAGCTCCCTTGTCATTTGCAAAACTGGCAATGTTCTCCATCCATTACGCCATCATCCGCCTATCAGCCGGAGCTGCTGCCCCAGCACGAGCAATTTCCGTTGAGGAAGCGGGGTTTTTGTGCTTCCGACAAGGGCGCTAACGGTCAGGATTCTCCGAGCATGACCTATGATTCACCTCACATGGCCGCTATCCTTGCATCTGGAGGGCCTTAGACTCTGGCGGTTCCAGCCTTGTTGCATGGCATCGTATCAAGTCCCCATCTCGTTGATCCGCCACTTCCCACGGGCAGCTGATGAGATGTGAAGGCTAGACAGGGAAGAATCTCCACGTCACGACGTAAGGGACTGCTTTCATCTTGCCTACTGAGCTTTCTCAGGGCAAGTGGAGTGTCCACACCTCTTGTAAGCGATGTCTACGGGTACTCCATAAGTATCATTCCCCTTCAGCTCTCCTCGACCCATCAGCACCTTTCCATTACCTTCATCCCAGTGAGCTACTCCATCTTACCAGCCACTGTTCTCGACATTCGACTTTGCATTTACTGTCACTTGTATTACTAGTCGTCACCATGGCACCAGCAATGCTTGAGACTCCCAACATTGCGGAGAACTTCAACGACCACAAAGACGGTCTCGCCCTCGAGGCAACCGACGATGCCGTCCACGAGGTCAACCTCCTCAAGGCAGAGATGCGGGTGAAGAACGGCACCGCAACCCAAGAGGAGATCGACATGTACGAGAAGTCCAAGTTCGACGAGGACAAGGACAAGACCCAGTTCCGCAACTACGAAGACGCCTGCGACCGCGTCAAGAATTTCTACAGAGAGCAACACACCAAGCAAACCGTCGCCTACAACCTCAAAGCCCGCAGCGACTTCAAGTTCAAGACTCGTGCGGAGATGACTATCTGGCAAGCCATGGAGAAACTCAACGAGCTCATCGACGAGTCCGACCCAGACACATCCCTCAGCCAGATCGAGCACGCCTTCCAATCCGCCGAGGCCATCCGCCGCGACGGCAAGCCACAATGGTTCCAGCTCACCGGCCTCATCCACGACCTCGGCAAACTCCTCTTCTTCTACGACGCTCAAGGCCAGTGGGACGTCGTCGGCGACACCTTCCCAGTCGGCTGCCGCTTCAGCGACTCCATCATCTACCCGGGCTCCTTCGAGGAGAACCCAGACAGCAAGGACCCTATCTACAGCACCGAACACGGCATCTACCAGCCCGGCTGCGGCATGGACAATGTCATGCTGAGCTGGGGCCATGATGAGTATCTTTACAACATTTGCAAGGACCAGAGTACCCTTCCAGATGAGGCGCTGGCTATGATCAGGTACCATTCGTTTTACCCGTGGCACAGTGCTGGGGGGTATAGGTGGATGATGAATGAGAAGGATGAGAAGATGATAGGCGCTGTTAAGGCTTTTAACCCGTATGATCTTTATAGCAAGAGCGATGGGTTGCCTGAAAAGGAGACTTTGATGGCGTACTACAAGAACTTGATCAATGTTTACTTCCCACCGGGAGAGGGTGAGACTGAGAAGGTTATCAAGTGGTAGAGGTGAATGGTTGGGCTGGGATTTTGCATGGAAATGGCGTTTGGGTTTTGAGCGATTCTGGCTCCCGCTGTGGATGGCGGTCGAGCGGTATGATGTGATAGTAGCATAGAGCTTCGCGACGATGATGAGATTACGACTTCTACTGCTGTGTATTCTGTGCTTCCACGTCTTCTTTTGTTAAGGGCTCTCCACCGAGGGCTGGTGACAAAGTTGATTGCCACCGAGCGCTTCGACTCCCTATCGAAGCGCAGGCCGCTGCTTCAACACGCTGGCGTGTAGCTAAGTCGTAAGGCCGCGCCGATGCAGTCGAGCTTGCAGCGCGTCGACGTATATTGAACCCACGGATATGCGTGCCTTTCTCAGCTCCTCGGGAGTGAAGTCGACAGATATAGCGGCGGCAACATCCTTTGTCAACAGGTCTTGCTCCGTCAGCATAGTAAGTCCGCGGACGGTAGAAGCATCGACACATCGCCGGACGCTGCATCGACAAGAAATGTAATTCGGAGCACTTCTCTCAGGCGAAACTCGCTCGCAGTACAGCGACCATCGCCGATATTTTCTCTACTTCGTCATATCATAGCCACCACCAACATCACCACTCCCGCCGCAAAACCCACCACCTCAACAGCCCTACCTTTACCCTCGACACTCCCTCCAGTCTGCAAAGCAGCCTCACTCCCACTCTCCGTCGCTATCCCGCCCGCATCCTCACCCCCTCCACTACTCGTCGCTGTCCCAACCGCTCCTGCAGTCCCTCCAATCGTCACCGTGCTCGTCGACACCACTTGGCCATTCACATACACCTCCGTCCCGGTCGCCGCGGCGCTATATGTCGTACCGGATACCACGATGGCGGAGGAGCCGGGTATTATAGTGTAGGAAGGACCGATCGTGTAGGGCGCTGAAGGAGCGTCAAGAGTCGTGCGCGTGCGTTCTGGGATGGGGATACGTGGGACGGTCGATGCTGCTGGTGGGGTCGTTTCTTCGGGCGGTGGTGATGATGGGGATGCTGTAGGTGTTTCGGGATTCACTTGCGACTGCTTCGTAGCAGACGGTTCTGTGATCTTGGGCCCGCTGGGATGAGGGTCTGATGGTGTTGGTTTCCCAGGGCCGGCGAGAGAGGCTTGGGTCGATTCGACGCGCGGGGAGTTGTAGGTGGGACATGTTTGGCAGGGCACGTTGAGGCTTGCCTGCGATTTCTCGGTGCGGACTATGGGGGCTGGTGGTAGGCCTGTTCCTGTCCTTGCGATTGAGGTGATGTTGTTTCTGTATGCTGGAGAATCTGGGAGTTCGATTGCTGGTGGTAATCCCGCTGCCGCGTTGGCTGGTGGTGTCGCTTCGACGATCGTCCATCCGAGAGATGTCGCGAGGAGGAGGGCTTGGAAGAGGGTCATGGTGCTGTGCTGTCTTGAAGGTAAAGAGCGACTGTTTCCACGAAACAGAAGACGAAGGAACGGAACTGATACTTACCAATGCTAGAACACTTCGATTGAGAGCACCACTGTTCGTATTGCTTCAGGATAGGATCTTGAATGTCAACGTGGACCGGCAGATCCGTTAATACGACATGTTGGTTTATGTATTGCAGCCACGGTCGCCTGAGCATCGACAGTGAGATTGGTTTACTACGGAGTTTCTCGAAGAACTGGACGATGACGAAGAGCAGAAGTTGAGAAAACGAATGCCAGCACCAATACCATCATCACGACTTGACTGTAAGGACAGTGATAGCGACCAAAGCATGGCCCCAGAGCCTCCTCCCTTTAGATCCAATCCACCAATTCCATCACTTCATCCACGTTCACTGACAATAAGCTGGGTTCAGCTTCCGCGCCACGTAGACATTGTTCGCCGAGACATAACTGCCACCATTATCCTCCTTCAAGTAGCACGACCCGTAAGTGTCTACGCTTCGTCCTGTGTAGGTAACATAGTTGCACCTTGGTAATCCGCCGCAAGTCCTCAGGCATTCGTCAAAGGTCTGGGTTGTAGTTAAGCCCCAGTACCCGTTGGATCTGGTATCGGAGTTGCAGCGAATGCGAAAATTGTAGCCCGAATTCGTGAGATATTCTGTGCCGTTCGACGAAGGGCACTCCAGATCAGCTCGTTTGACCAAGGTGTCCGGAACGGCAGAGGCTGAGACATCGGCCAGGGGGGTGAGGGTAGCTAGGGCGAGGAGGATGTTGGTGAAAGAAGACATAGTGTCCCGCTTGCTCGCCATCAGTTGATGCGGAGGGTGGTAGATCTTGTCGAGTTGACGCACACAACGAAGGTGCTCAATATTGGCGTAATGTGTGCTGTACTGCGTTGCTTGGGTGCCTAGAAGCCGTTGCTTCGTAGCGCTGGCTTTGTTGGTGAGTGCGATATGTTCGATCTGGTCGTGAGCGGACGGCTGCATTATAGCCATGAAGGCTACCACGCGTGCGCGATAGACGAGCGCGTGGCTCAATATTGTCGGAAGCCATGCGCTGTAGATCACAACAGCAAGAGGCGTCTTGGACTCCTCACGAGAAGGGCTGCGCGCTACCAGTGGCGTGTAGTGAAGCCCTCTGCTCGGGTAATGCAGTGTCTACTCATCATGTTGGCATATACACTTGGAATTGAGACCGTGCAGGCGCACGATTAGCCACCAGAATCGAGTGGCCCTGACGCCTGCAAATTGCCACAGCCATTCCCTGCGTATCGATGTAGCGACAGGCTTCGTACGTGCTCAGTGCCATGCATTTGGGCGTACTCATTGCCCCAGGAATACCATGCGGCTGAAAGCTCGATGGGGGTCGTCGGCGCCACGTTACGTAGACACTGCAAGATGAGTTGACCTGAGCCCAACAATGACATTGTTGCCGATGACAGTCAATGGCGAAGCCGAGCATGTCCCTATGGCGCGAGTCATTGGTGGCATTCGTAGGCTTCACTTCCTGGCTGCGACTAGGGTCTATATCGACCTGGCCGTAGAATGATCCCATCGTAACATGTGGACGAGGCTGAAGTGGACGAGGCTAGACTGGTCAGGCCCTTGATTCTGGAACCGCCTGCTCTGCTCCAGAACGGCGACGATATTCTGGAAGTCGTGGGAATCCGACTTGTGACTACAGCGTCTTGGGTATCATTTGTCTCGTGGTATGTGCTGTACAATACATTCTGCCGTTTCATGCTCGCTATGCTCGCAAAAGCCTACTCAACGTTCTGCTCAAAAAACATGCAGACATCCTCGTAACGGCACAGCTTCCCACTTCGCCTTGAACGGATTATCCTTATCAGACGCAGGCGTATCCATATACATGCTGTCCTGACCCAGTGTCTGGCTGGTATTCGTTCTCACAAGATGCTGGCGATAATTCTCTGGATCATCCAGCTTTGGCGCTGCAAAGTGCGGCGTTCGCGGCGTGTAGACATTGCTGATCGGAGCGAAAGGCGCACTGCGCATCTCGTACTCTCCAGGCCGGTCTGAGTATTCTGGAGCTGATGGGTATGATTCCTTCTCGGGCTTGTACATGTGTTGTCGGTTGTATCGCCATACTAGGAGAGTGACACCACCAAGGATGACGACCATGACGGCTACAACGGCTGCATAGGCTGTACTTGAGCGACCGGAGAACTGGAAGCCTAGTCCGCCGTTGACAACCGCTAGGAGCATGATGGAGATGCCGAGGAAGCGGTGGATCTTGCCCATGATTGTAGGCATTCCTGATCGCATGAAGACCATGTGGTGGGCTAGGCCAAGGCCAACCTGCAAGAAGAGAGCGGCAAAGACTAGGAGTCCGACGATCTGATGGGCAGAGTTGTAGTGCTTCGACTTATTGTACAGCGAAGAGGCGTATGCGCCCAGGCCAAGTCCGATCACGACAAACGCAATGCCCATCATTTGGGCTGCAGCATGTACGAAAGCTCGTCGAACCAGTCGCAGAGAAATTGCGCCGAGCGGAAATATGAGCAGGAATGCGATACACATGAAGACTGCGTGTGCTACTGGCGCCCACTCGGCTAACGTGCCCAGGTTGTATGGCGTGGAGGAGAAGTAGTTCGCAAATGCCCAGAACCCTTCGCCGACCTGCAGACCTGGATCTTGAGGAGCTGGAACACGGCCGTATGTGGTGTTGCTGGTCGCGACGGTCATGTTGAGGTTGAATGTTCCATAGGAAGCGTGGAGTCGTAGTGGTGCGTTCTTATCGTTGGAGCGGAGTGTCGTGTTTGGGCCGAGGGCGTAGATGAAAGGTTGTGCTTCGTTGTTGACATCGATCGATCCGCCCAACCAGCTGGAACAGTTCCGACATACTGCATGCGTGATCATGATGCCGTCCGGGCTCAAGGTGTTCGAGAATGGCGCATAAGTATCGGTGTGTACCTCTTCGATGACAATATCAGACTCCCACTCGGGTTCTGAGTGACCCGTGGCCATCCGCGCAGTGTTAGTGAGGTAATGTCCATCCTCTGCGATGTATGCGATAAGCATGCGCGTGTTCTTCATGTCGCTGCCGAAGCCGACTCCCATCCAGCTGCTCTTCGCCGGAGCATTCATGTGATAGTAGACGTCGCCATTCGTCGCCACGTTGAGCGCGAAGACGTATCCAGCGCTCGGCAAGACGAAGTAAGCTGCCTTTGCATTGTCGTCAATGCCCGCAGCTTGCTCCTGTTCACGATCGGCCGCAAACCCAAGAGCCAGAAGCGCGAGGAAGACGAAGAGAGACGTCCGGAGAATCATTGTGATAGGTATGTGAAATGACCGGCAGCGTTCCTCCAGGGAACTGCACACAATCGATGTGACCAGAGATGGCGGCGAGATTGGCGTGACTCGTGAGGACGAGGTGACGAGAAGACACGGCGTGCCCGCACGGAAGTATGAAGTAGGAAGAGAGGTCGTTCACCAGTGCCGTCTACACTGCTGACTGCTGCGGACTGTGATTCGTCACAGCAACCACGGCCGCGAAAAGAGAGGTGGATGGACGCAGGTCACAGCAGGTCGCAGCATGCAACCGCCGCCACATTTGTACGACGATGCCCTGCCAGCACGATGCAGAGGCAGGAGGGCTGAAAGGTAATAAGCTCTGCAGTCCGGCCAATCTCTATCTCTGTGCTGGCGGCAAGGACGGCCAGCTTCCTTCGGCGCCTATTCATTGGAGGAGAGTGCATGAAGGGCCGAGAATTTGGTATGGCATGTCTTCTGCCAACGACTTCCTCGAGCCGTCTCCGGCTCCATATCATACGGGCACTGTGGCCTTGATTACTGTTCTCGCAGCAGGCTCGTCATATCTTGACTCTTGAGTGTCACCGTGTGTCTTCATGCACAGAGATCACGCAACCACGCGAGCTCTGCACTCTGCACCCAGACCGCACTCCACCTTCCCCAATTTTATATTCTTGAAAAATGAAAGGGTGAGACAGCAACTAGGGTCCACTTCTACTAGCTTTACTCTACTTATTCTTCGAATAAATCTTCGTACccttactatatactatatacaCTACCTAAATGTATCTATAACGGCTTAAAATGAAGTAAAagatatatagatagatatttcatttgCCCGATGTAGTGCCTCTCGGCCTATGCGGGTCTGGAGCTATGGAATACCTAGGGTAGGAAACCTGCATATGCAAGTGAAAACCTCCCTCCTCTACCTCTGGTGCTCTGGTTTGTTGCTGTGAGTGATCCGCTTTCTCCTTCCACcagggtgcactagtgtctGGGGCTGAGCCTCCTAGACTACCTTGCCTGCTACCCTGAGCtttctcctcctcctcctcctcctccccCTCCTCTtactgctgctgctgcttcCCTCCCTTCGATCCACCTCTCTGTCTCTTCAGCAAGGGAGAATTGAGCTAAAAACTTTTCTGATATAACCCATTTGACCATTCTCTGCAGGTCTTTCTGACTGTTAACAAGGGCCTTGTATCGTCTA contains the following coding sequences:
- a CDS encoding Centromere protein S, whose protein sequence is MPELTQNNNANEEKLKAALWYSIGKTVDAVALDTNINATPQYIAGLTELVHAKINTAAADMEAFAKHADRTTINSKDVLLLARSNEALQHMLEENADTVRKSDRASKR
- a CDS encoding D-galacturonate reductase; its protein translation is MAAMGVSCGGLFLPQQLPTRPNHVNSAHASVYPCANLSMNPSLANFILARTPESILHPKTMADHTFTLNTGAKIPAVGLGTWQSDPGQVKTAVAHALKSGYKHIDAAFVYGNENEVGEGLKEAFDSGIKREDIFVTSKLWNTYHQKPEECLDEGLKRLGLDYIDLYLIHWPVPMNPNGNHPLFPKHPDGSRDLDTRWSHVDTWKNMEKLLDTGKVKAIGVSNYSVKFLEELLPQAKVVPAANQIENHPLLPQQDIADYCKSKGILIEAYSPLGSTGSPLFADEGVKEVAKKHGVGEGTVLINYQVARGHVVLPKSVTPKRIEENLKIVNLDSGDLEALNSIHKTKGTTRYVYPPFGVNLGFPDKQE
- a CDS encoding Inositol oxygenase, yielding MAPAMLETPNIAENFNDHKDGLALEATDDAVHEVNLLKAEMRVKNGTATQEEIDMYEKSKFDEDKDKTQFRNYEDACDRVKNFYREQHTKQTVAYNLKARSDFKFKTRAEMTIWQAMEKLNELIDESDPDTSLSQIEHAFQSAEAIRRDGKPQWFQLTGLIHDLGKLLFFYDAQGQWDVVGDTFPVGCRFSDSIIYPGSFEENPDSKDPIYSTEHGIYQPGCGMDNVMLSWGHDEYLYNICKDQSTLPDEALAMIRYHSFYPWHSAGGYRWMMNEKDEKMIGAVKAFNPYDLYSKSDGLPEKETLMAYYKNLINVYFPPGEGETEKVIKW